Below is a window of Oryza brachyantha chromosome 10, ObraRS2, whole genome shotgun sequence DNA.
ttaaatatatacttatatcctggagattttttttccctggtAAAACATATAGTCTGTGCTTGCAAATTGATATTCTTCTGTAATGCATATCATCATGAGACATGACAGAAAAAAGCTTACAGTAGGGTATGATTTTTCTTTGAACAAAAAGATTAGAGACTAAATGGTCTCACATGTGAATTAGTGCTAACACATGATACATGCGTATAAGTATATTTGTTCTAGGGAAATGAGATGCCATAACATCATGTGATGTGCCCATGCTCTTCCAGACAAAACAACTCAATTGAAATCAGGCAGGAGAGGAACATAAATggtgcatgaaaaaaaatcgacATTGATATGCCTACAGCAACACTCCAAGCACATAATGGGAAGATATCTTCTTATTTTCATGCAGCAATGAAACAAAAGCATAGAGGAGTTTTATAATCTAGTACCATGAGTGTCGATTAAAGTGGTGTTCATTAGTGTCCCCCATGCAAACAATAGCATACCTTGGAATGACGATGAAATGGTATGGTAAGTTAGGAAGCATGCAGATAAGTCCTTCACATTGCGCTGGTACGGAATATGGTAGATAGGATACCTGAATAAATTAGCTAAGTTAATGATAGTGGCAAGTGTAATCGTCTAAGTTAATGATAGTGGCAAGTGTAATAGTCTCCGGGAATATAAATAACAACCAAGAACGGATTTAAGCACCTAGAAGCATTAGCTACCACATAGAAACAAAAGAATACTTGAGCATCAAAATCAACACAAAAACTTCAATCAACCGATCTGATTAGGCACAGGCTGAGAATAATTGCTTTCACTTTAGAACTCTAAGCAACAAGGAGATTAGAACCGTGCAAGAAAAACACCCCCAAAAAAACAATAGCTGTTTATCAGCCTGATTTTCTGCCAAATGAGACTAATATTAAAGCTTGATCATACCAGGCAACTGACATCCAGCTAGCAGGCGAAAGGTCAATACTTTTCAGCGAAGTCAACCCAGGAAAGCCCTGGGATAGTTCATACACCTGTAGAAaaacaatataagcatagggaaaaaaaacaaactgatCTAAAGTAATATCACATAGGACATAGAAATTTACCTTGTCAATGAGTGGGATCCTTCCATAAGGAGAGCAAACTTCGAAGAACTCAAAATACAAGTGCCCATGGCGTTTTCTATTGCCGACTATGGCATCACAGTTAAATAGTGAGTCTTCAGATGTTGAACTCCAGGATCTTGACATCTTCTCATTGTCCTCATCATCACTCCAATAGTCCATGCCATTATCTTCACCAAAACTCCTACAGAAAAAAGAGAATTGGTTCACTACGCATCCTCGGCATGAACTCAAATTTACGCACAACTACAGATCTTTTTTCCAGACCTAGATGCAGTCTGGGCTTTGTTGGTATATAGCTGTATCCCTGACAAGTAGGGAACAAAGTATTGAACTACTCTTTCCCCTCCATAGAGCTGCACCGTGGTTCCAGCCCCGTATGCGCTCCACTCATAGTACTGCTCCCATAGGTCTGCAAGATTGAAGTACTCCATGCTGTCCATCTCGGTGTGGTGCCAGGAGTCGCTCGAAAACCGGCCATTCGTCTGGATCAAAAGAAGCAACATCTCACTTTCAGTGTAAGTTGACAAATAAGCACAAGTAGCCGAGCTAGCTAACCCAAATCCAAAAGCATTAATTCAGCATCTGAACAACATGCAGAATTAGAATTGACAATATCAACCCGCAATTTAAGATCGCAACTGTTCTGCACAGGACGCAGCTACTACTTTCATCCCAATTAGGCAGCACGGCACAGGCACAAGCTGACAGTACAATCGCCATTATATCATACTACAAGGATACAACAGAATCATCTCTGACAGATGCATTTTGCAACCAGGAAAAAGTCAGTATAATCCATCTCtaacagaaagaaaaagagagagagagagatcagtAACTAAAATCTAGTAATGGCGAACCCCGAGCTCAGATTAACAGAGATTATCTGATCATGTCAGGCACAGAGCAACCCCAAAATCTCCCCAAAGGCACCAGCTTTAATCagagtgaggaggaggaggggcggcGTCACCTTGGGGACGAGGAGGTGCGTGTCGACGGCGGGGGTGGTGCAGTCCAAGAAGCACTGCAGGTTGGACGGCCGCCCGTACTCCTCCACCCACCGCCCGCCCATGGCGGCCTCCTctgctctccctctcctcacctcacctcacctcaccgcCGGAGAAACACCAAGAaccggccggccgccaccgcacCGCACTCTCCACTCTCCCCCCCAAGAAACCGAACGGCCGTGCGACCAGACGGAAATCCGGCCAAAAATCACCGCCCGCAacgcaagaagaagaagaaaaaaaaagcccgcGCCTTTGCTGCTTGCCAAGATCAGCACTGGCCGAGCCCGAGCGCGCGgtaggaggaagaagaactggggaaggggaggaggagactTTATGCAGACTGAGGCCAGAAGAAGagaaatgaagagagagaagagacagagagagaaaccGGCTTCGGTTTGCTCTGGCTTGCcttgcctcctctctctctctctctttctaccggtttctctctcctcgcctCGGCTTGTCGGACGCAAGGCGAACGCAATCTCATCCCCACGTCACGCACGGGAcgggggagggaggaaggagagattGGGGGAGAAGAGGTAGCAAAAGCCGCTACGGGTCCTCACCCGCTAACCCGCTAGGAAAGCTCACCACCCGATCCACGAATGCTCTGGACCATCCGGCCGGCCATGTGCCTTGCTACGTTGGGTTTTCCTATTTTTGAACGAAGGAATTTCATACGTGGGTTTTTCCTGTTTGGAACGAAGGAATTTCGTAGGGTTTTCATAGGTtttactttaatttttatgtattcCAAGTTATGCTTGGTGTTCAAGTACGTCCGTGGTTGAGTGATTTTGTACTTCTTGATATAATAAAGTTATAGGCTCGTTTGGGACAAAGAATTTTTATAGGGTTTTTATATGacttattttagtttatacaTATTGTTCCAGTGATACTTCTAGATtagaatatacatataaagtattTTATCATGTGTGCTAAAGGAGacttaatataataaatatatccaGTTTGCGAACATACTAACATATTCATCTAGAACAACATGTaatgaaaagaaatataattttacacaTGTAAGACAACATGTTCCACTTGAATTTCACATGTAAATTGTTCAACAGCAACATACAAAAAAGGACAACGCATTATCTCCTCTACGTTTCCCTTTCCCTTCAATGCCCTGCCGACCCGTTAACCCGCAAAGCAGAATAGAGGATCAGTTAAATATTGCTTTCCATCTTTTGGAAGCCTTTGACTCTTTTTTCCCCCCACCTTGTCATGCAACCGGGCCCACTCCCTGCATATCCAAAGCAAAGCCACAAAGTGTAGTAAAGCCACagcaaattacaaaaaaattctttctTGTGAGCCCTTCaaatagaaaacaaacaaaaatattttttgtggaTCCGATAGCCCGGTAGCTGGTGCATGTCCTTCCCCATCATAcatttttatgcaaaaatcTTGTCCTTTTTTGTGAATCACTCACCTTCACTTTGTGTGTGGCATGCTCTTGGCCCTACTGTGCCACACCCTCTAGAATGCAACCATTTTAAGCCCCATCTGGCCATTGGAAAGTTGCTTGGCTTTTTTGCAACTAACTtgtagggtttttttttctttctttctttcttttgcttcTAATTCTTGCTTCTTATCTTATCCTTTCTCCTTTAGATGTACATTTCGTAGGGTTATTTTAGTTGTgctttaacttttttctttattggtcatttttgtttttcatatattgGATTAAAGTCTTCGATAAACTTTTCGatcctttttctattttcttggAGGATGTGTTCTTAGGTAATGGGCTTCAAGATCcatgtgaaaaaaatggaGCCAGGTGGATAAGATAGGGTAAAATATCAATATGATTGCTTTTGCATTTGGATTTTGCATGGGACAATGtaattaatatggatgatactGAGAAGATATGGATCTTAATTAAATTGATTGAACATCCATTTTTGTGGATATTTCAGATATATCTTGTTAATAAATTATTCACATTTATATGTGATTCTATCTAGTTATTACACCTTGCAACCACAACCAGTGAACATCCATCTTCTTCTATTTTGGTTTTATTTGGATAATCATACTCCATTCAAA
It encodes the following:
- the LOC102702787 gene encoding uncharacterized protein LOC102702787, producing the protein MGGRWVEEYGRPSNLQCFLDCTTPAVDTHLLVPKTNGRFSSDSWHHTEMDSMEYFNLADLWEQYYEWSAYGAGTTVQLYGGERVVQYFVPYLSGIQLYTNKAQTASRSFGEDNGMDYWSDDEDNEKMSRSWSSTSEDSLFNCDAIVGNRKRHGHLYFEFFEVCSPYGRIPLIDKVYELSQGFPGLTSLKSIDLSPASWMSVAWYPIYHIPYQRNVKDLSACFLTYHTISSSFQDCAHDGMANGKQNDEMDKKCSKTQLAPFGLAAHKLQGSLWTNPRTGDHERMVSLFGAADSWLKQLGVQHHDYSYFITHPM